One Spea bombifrons isolate aSpeBom1 chromosome 1, aSpeBom1.2.pri, whole genome shotgun sequence DNA window includes the following coding sequences:
- the LOC128464351 gene encoding vomeronasal type-2 receptor 26-like produces the protein MAFGALVHPAFHMAHPVDPFTRYTSAKTKRPLVPKSTENQHPNEKKDKCVPKPIEFLSYKEDSVASVFASISVFMSVVASIILGIFILYQDTPIVRANNQNLSFLLLVCLILSFLCVFLFLGRPEDVTCMLRQTAFGILFSVAVSSLLAKTIMVCIAFKATKPGSTWKKWMGVKIPNCVVFVCSFIQVVICICWLSISPPYQEMNTHSSPGKIIIQCNEGSVVAFYTVLGYMGFLAAVSFVVAFLARKLPDSFNEAKYITFSMLVFCNVWVTFIPAYMSVMGKNTVIVEIFAILASSAGILCCIFFPKCYIILVKPSMNTKRHLLKAGS, from the coding sequence acaaGCGCGAAGACGAAGAggcccctggtgcccaagtctactgaaAACCAACATCCTAACGAGAAGAAGGATAAATGCgttccaaaacccattgaatTCTTGTCCTACAAAGAAGATTCAGTTGCATCAGTATTTGCCTCTATATCCGTTTTCATGTCTGTCGTAGCCTCCATTATTTtggggatatttattttataccagGACACCCCCATTGTCAGAGCTAATAATCAGAACCTCAGCTTCCTCCTCCTGGTCTGCCTCATCCTGagcttcctctgtgtgtttctgttcctcGGTCGTCCTGAGGATGTAACCTGCATGCTGCGGCAAACTGCTTTTGGAATCCTCTTCTCGGTAGCTGTGTCTTCTCTGTTGGCCAAGACCATCATGGTCTGCATCGCTTTCAAAGCCACCAAACCCGGCAGCACTTGGAAGAAATGGATGGGGGTCAAAATACCCAACTGTGTGGTGTTTGTCTGCTCATttattcaggtggtcatttgcaTCTGCTGGTTGTCTATTTCCCCTCCGTACCAGGAAATGAACACTCACTCCTCTCCTGGAAAGATCATTATTCAGTGTAATGAGGGGTCAGTAGTTGCTTTTTACACTGTTCTGGGGTACATGGGCTTCCTGGCCGCTGTGAGTTTCGTTGTCGCTTTCCTGGCCAGGAAATTACCGGACAGTTTTAATGAAGCcaagtacatcaccttcagcatgctggttTTCTGCAATGTCTGGGTCACTTTTATCCCGGCTTATATGAGCGTCATGGGCAAAAACACTGTGATTGTAgagatttttgctatattagcTTCCAGCGCTGGAATTCTgtgctgtatattttttccaaaatgttatataattttGGTGAAACCGAGCATGAATACAAAGAGACACTTACTAAAAGCGGGTTCTTAG